In one window of Terriglobia bacterium DNA:
- a CDS encoding metal ABC transporter substrate-binding protein, with translation MSRFSWSQVLLVTVAMTGMLVISSLPLMAAQGRIQVAITEADIEAIVRAVGGDHVDTFSLFQGCILRSDLKVEPAVGRRLMQADAIVWTGFFNESAAIYDSVKLWQKEHGVPSRRPLWIDVSRGARRINVPTSGCFDYFDVSFMPGDPFFWLNPHNGAVIAKNVASALTDLRPRDRAFFLANAAAFSKELDDKIAQWQLAMKPLKGLRVFTTQCGWQNFSQMGGPTFIACKGTPGQLLSPEALADQMARSKVQVVIIDPNTPREYERAFRERVKAKIIEVPSSIQQLPGGHTYASLIDNMIKALLETAKD, from the coding sequence ATGAGTCGATTCAGTTGGAGTCAGGTTCTTCTCGTCACTGTGGCTATGACGGGGATGCTGGTCATTTCCAGCCTGCCACTGATGGCGGCGCAAGGAAGGATTCAGGTGGCGATCACGGAGGCGGACATCGAAGCAATCGTCCGGGCCGTGGGGGGTGACCACGTCGATACGTTCAGCCTTTTCCAGGGTTGTATCCTCAGATCAGATCTCAAGGTGGAACCGGCAGTGGGACGACGGTTGATGCAGGCCGACGCCATCGTCTGGACAGGCTTCTTTAATGAATCTGCCGCGATTTATGACAGCGTGAAGCTTTGGCAGAAGGAGCATGGAGTCCCCTCCCGGCGTCCGCTTTGGATTGACGTGTCGCGGGGCGCCCGGCGGATCAATGTGCCCACCTCGGGCTGTTTCGACTACTTCGACGTCTCCTTCATGCCCGGAGATCCCTTCTTCTGGCTCAACCCGCACAATGGAGCGGTCATTGCAAAGAATGTTGCCTCCGCGCTCACTGACCTGAGGCCTCGTGATCGCGCCTTTTTCCTCGCGAACGCCGCTGCTTTCAGCAAGGAACTTGATGACAAGATCGCTCAGTGGCAGTTAGCGATGAAGCCCTTGAAGGGCCTCCGCGTGTTCACCACCCAATGCGGTTGGCAGAATTTCTCACAGATGGGTGGACCGACTTTTATCGCCTGCAAGGGTACCCCGGGACAGCTGCTCTCGCCCGAGGCCCTGGCCGACCAAATGGCTCGTTCTAAAGTGCAGGTCGTGATCATCGACCCCAACACCCCCCGGGAGTATGAGCGTGCCTTTCGGGAGAGGGTCAAAGCCAAGATCATCGAAGTTCCCTCTTCGATACAACAGCTCCCTGGAGGCCACACTTACGCATCACTGATCGACAATATGATCAAGGCGCTTTTGGAGACCGCCAAAGACTGA
- a CDS encoding metalloregulator ArsR/SmtB family transcription factor, with protein MMSQCTFSGDFIEEASNRLRLLATPMRLRILRLLGSGEKTVGQVAEALNAKQPNISKHLKILADAAVLGRKSEGTSVHYSLLDPGILILIDAVIDSSARKLRAKAGRLGFRVAAF; from the coding sequence ATGATGAGCCAATGTACCTTTTCAGGGGATTTCATTGAGGAGGCTTCGAATCGATTGCGCCTTCTCGCCACACCCATGCGGTTGAGGATTCTTCGCTTGCTCGGGAGTGGCGAGAAAACAGTAGGGCAGGTGGCGGAGGCCTTGAACGCCAAACAGCCCAATATCAGTAAACACCTGAAGATCCTCGCCGACGCCGCAGTGCTGGGAAGGAAATCTGAGGGTACGAGCGTTCATTATTCCCTCTTGGACCCGGGGATTCTGATCCTGATCGACGCCGTCATCGATTCTTCGGCAAGGAAATTGAGGGCGAAAGCGGGGAGACTGGGCTTTCGAGTTGCAGCCTTTTAG
- a CDS encoding PLP-dependent aspartate aminotransferase family protein: MKTGILDSPVKKGSSRISTKAIHAGHFKCSEFGEVSVPIFQSSTFSFPSAEEGAARFSGSRPGYFYTRMGNPTVNALEENVCALENGFKGLATATGMAAIATVFASLTSTGAHVVSTASVYGQTRVLLETVFSRFGVESTFVDTSDLKELADAIRFNTRVVFIETPANPTMKITDLAGAAEIAHRHGAVLVVDNTFASPFLQRPLEHGAEVVIHSLTKFINGHSDVVGGMIIARDDELYKQIKPVLNLFGGTMDPHQAWLVLRGVQTLPLRVERAQENAMKLAPFLKQHPKVRWVSYPGLPEHPQHEIARKQMDGFGTMIAMGVTGGLEGGKIVMNHVRLFTLAVSLGGVESLIEHPASMTHASIPREERQKAGITDELVRISVGCEDFEDIKEDLDQALNGIVLGPQGSRL; encoded by the coding sequence ATGAAAACTGGCATCTTAGATTCTCCAGTGAAAAAAGGTTCATCGCGCATCTCCACGAAGGCCATTCATGCCGGCCATTTCAAGTGTTCCGAATTCGGCGAGGTCTCTGTCCCTATTTTTCAAAGCTCCACATTCTCGTTTCCTTCTGCCGAAGAGGGGGCAGCGCGGTTCTCCGGATCGAGACCGGGTTACTTTTACACCCGGATGGGAAACCCGACCGTGAACGCCCTCGAGGAAAATGTCTGCGCTCTCGAAAACGGATTCAAGGGGTTGGCGACCGCCACCGGAATGGCCGCCATAGCCACGGTCTTCGCGTCCCTGACTTCGACGGGCGCGCATGTCGTCAGTACGGCGAGTGTGTACGGCCAGACCCGCGTCTTGCTCGAGACAGTTTTCTCACGTTTTGGCGTGGAATCCACGTTTGTCGACACCTCCGACCTAAAGGAACTCGCCGACGCAATTCGCTTCAACACCCGGGTCGTCTTTATTGAAACGCCAGCCAATCCCACCATGAAGATCACGGATCTTGCCGGAGCCGCCGAAATCGCCCATCGCCATGGGGCCGTTCTGGTTGTCGATAACACTTTCGCGAGTCCTTTCCTGCAGCGCCCATTGGAGCACGGGGCAGAGGTTGTGATCCATAGTCTGACGAAGTTCATCAACGGGCACAGTGATGTGGTGGGGGGAATGATCATTGCACGGGATGACGAGCTTTATAAGCAGATCAAACCCGTGCTCAACCTGTTTGGGGGGACGATGGATCCTCATCAGGCATGGCTCGTTTTGCGGGGCGTCCAAACTCTTCCATTGCGCGTCGAGCGGGCGCAGGAGAATGCCATGAAGCTTGCGCCATTCCTGAAGCAACATCCCAAGGTCCGCTGGGTGAGCTATCCAGGGTTGCCGGAGCATCCACAACACGAAATTGCCCGGAAGCAGATGGATGGGTTCGGCACCATGATCGCCATGGGTGTGACGGGGGGACTCGAAGGTGGAAAGATCGTGATGAACCATGTCCGCTTATTCACACTGGCGGTTTCCCTCGGAGGGGTGGAATCCCTGATCGAACATCCGGCCTCGATGACCCACGCCTCCATTCCGAGAGAAGAGCGCCAGAAAGCAGGCATCACCGACGAGTTAGTGCGAATCTCGGTCGGATGCGAGGACTTTGAAGATATTAAGGAAGATTTGGACCAGGCGTTGAATGGAATTGTCCTGGGACCGCAAGGAAGCCGCCTTTAA
- a CDS encoding Hsp20/alpha crystallin family protein, whose protein sequence is MNSTSTVRVNVRTVTSFSDEASRSESRSAVAIDDRQLTRKSLRVGRSEDPFSSLVEQKNHPAINLFELNSQFVIEADVAGARPSELDIQASPDQILISTASAEGHVPGSPKTISYGFTHGPIEQSVRFPRHIDPETVTAEYKNGLLRIHAEIAK, encoded by the coding sequence ATGAATAGCACATCAACAGTCAGGGTGAACGTCAGAACGGTCACGTCTTTTTCGGATGAAGCAAGCAGATCGGAATCCAGGAGTGCCGTCGCGATTGACGATCGACAGCTCACCAGGAAGAGTCTACGAGTTGGTCGCTCGGAAGATCCCTTCTCCTCTCTTGTGGAACAGAAGAATCATCCGGCGATCAATCTCTTTGAATTGAACTCTCAATTCGTCATCGAGGCAGACGTCGCAGGAGCCAGGCCCTCGGAATTAGACATACAAGCATCTCCCGATCAGATCCTGATCTCAACCGCATCCGCGGAAGGTCATGTGCCCGGAAGTCCGAAGACCATTTCCTATGGTTTCACGCACGGCCCAATCGAGCAATCCGTCCGATTCCCCCGACACATTGATCCGGAAACCGTCACTGCCGAGTATAAGAACGGGCTGCTCCGTATCCATGCGGAAATCGCCAAATAA
- a CDS encoding NifB/NifX family molybdenum-iron cluster-binding protein translates to MLLAVPEFKGRVAPTFDFCRHLTFWWVDAQRASQVGERWLSKQGADDRVQILLSNRVEVLLCGAIGKDLKQLLQWRGIRVDPDFSGLLADVVSLFGKNAFHPLREQQSPCPIIPMPEGRPKLT, encoded by the coding sequence ATGCTTTTAGCTGTGCCCGAGTTCAAGGGCCGAGTCGCCCCGACGTTCGACTTTTGTCGTCACCTCACTTTTTGGTGGGTCGATGCACAGAGGGCCTCACAGGTCGGCGAACGGTGGCTTTCGAAGCAGGGAGCGGACGACCGCGTCCAAATCCTGCTTTCAAATCGGGTGGAGGTTTTGTTATGCGGGGCGATCGGGAAGGACTTGAAACAGCTGCTGCAGTGGAGGGGTATCCGTGTGGATCCGGATTTTTCCGGGCTGCTGGCAGACGTGGTTTCCCTGTTTGGTAAAAACGCCTTTCATCCTTTGAGGGAGCAACAGAGCCCTTGCCCAATCATCCCCATGCCGGAAGGCCGGCCGAAACTCACCTGA
- a CDS encoding sigma 54-interacting transcriptional regulator, with product MSPSVEGKVQADTEFFHPSRFKIILDSINDGVFTVDKEFLITSFNRAAEIITGVKQREALGKPCWEVLKAEICEGECALKETMRFARPVVNKPVQILSAQGMRVPISVSTAVLKNERGNIIGGVETFRDLSAEEELRREAEHKYSFHEMLSKNSKMQGIFELLPQIAQSDCNVLLTGESGTGKELLAKALHNLSHRSTGPLVTLNCGALPDSLLESELFGYKEGAFTGANADKPGRLSAAQGGTLFLDEIGDISPAMQVKLLRVLQERTFEPLGSNDSLHTDARFVAATHKDLRNEVREGHFREDLYYRLDVVQIALPPLKDRREDIPLLIQHFINKLNRRYRRNIQTPDTEAMRCLMTYEWPGNIRELQNALEHAFVLCRRDIICLEDLPSGVRKGMTKGTRMGSANLREMELSLVQEALKRHNGNHAAAARDLGIHKTTLWRKLKRRQNQSGKV from the coding sequence ATGAGTCCATCTGTCGAAGGCAAGGTCCAAGCCGATACGGAATTTTTCCATCCCTCAAGGTTCAAAATCATTCTCGATTCGATTAATGACGGGGTATTCACGGTCGATAAGGAATTTCTCATTACGTCCTTTAACCGGGCCGCTGAGATTATCACAGGCGTCAAACAGAGGGAGGCGTTGGGAAAACCCTGCTGGGAGGTACTCAAGGCGGAGATTTGTGAAGGTGAATGCGCGTTAAAGGAGACCATGCGGTTTGCCCGGCCTGTGGTGAATAAACCCGTGCAGATCCTTTCCGCCCAGGGCATGCGCGTCCCCATTAGCGTGAGCACTGCGGTATTGAAGAATGAACGTGGCAACATCATTGGAGGAGTGGAGACTTTCAGAGACCTGTCGGCCGAAGAGGAGCTTCGCCGGGAAGCCGAACATAAGTATAGTTTTCATGAGATGTTATCCAAGAATTCCAAGATGCAGGGGATTTTTGAGTTGCTCCCCCAAATTGCCCAAAGCGACTGCAACGTCCTGTTGACGGGTGAGAGCGGCACAGGGAAAGAACTCCTGGCGAAGGCCCTTCACAATCTGAGTCATCGCTCTACAGGGCCGCTCGTGACCCTGAACTGTGGCGCACTTCCCGACAGCCTGTTGGAATCCGAGTTGTTTGGATACAAGGAGGGGGCCTTTACCGGCGCAAACGCCGACAAACCCGGCCGGCTTTCGGCGGCCCAGGGAGGAACCTTGTTCCTGGACGAAATTGGCGATATCTCTCCAGCGATGCAAGTGAAACTTCTGAGAGTCCTTCAGGAGAGAACGTTTGAGCCATTGGGCTCGAACGATTCTCTCCACACCGACGCGCGTTTTGTTGCGGCGACGCACAAGGATCTCCGAAATGAGGTTCGGGAGGGCCACTTTCGCGAGGACCTTTATTACCGGCTGGATGTGGTTCAGATTGCGCTGCCTCCGCTGAAGGATCGAAGAGAGGACATCCCCCTGCTCATCCAGCACTTTATCAACAAGTTGAATCGCCGTTACCGGAGAAACATCCAGACGCCGGACACCGAGGCGATGCGATGCCTGATGACTTATGAATGGCCTGGAAATATTCGTGAGTTACAGAACGCCCTGGAGCATGCTTTTGTCCTTTGCCGCCGCGATATCATTTGCCTGGAGGACTTGCCATCAGGTGTCCGAAAAGGAATGACAAAGGGAACCAGAATGGGGTCTGCCAATCTCCGCGAGATGGAATTGTCTTTGGTCCAGGAGGCACTGAAGCGCCATAACGGAAATCATGCGGCAGCCGCTCGCGACCTTGGCATCCATAAGACCACCCTGTGGCGCAAACTGAAGCGCCGCCAGAACCAAAGTGGGAAGGTCTGA
- a CDS encoding dienelactone hydrolase family protein yields the protein MRRLRLCMFALLLSGVAAGQSSPPIALQTVEIRSGPLQLKAFLWTPAGPGPFPAVLFNHGSGGADPEHTAGLTMKEAAERLGPLFVRHGYAFLYLFRRGQGLSAEQGPFIQDLLQREKAAHGDEARKHLQYILLTTDHLDDVLAALSFLKTVHAVDPHRIAIAGHSFGGQLTLLAAERDPAVRAAVTFAAAAGSWEATPELRDRLLTAVRKTATPILLIQAANDYSTAAGRDLAADLERQHKPYALKIYPPVGQTREEGHNLVYNAVPQWESDVFRFLDEYVRPGHKKEPDRP from the coding sequence ATGAGAAGATTACGGCTCTGCATGTTCGCGTTGCTGCTTTCGGGCGTTGCGGCTGGCCAGTCGTCGCCGCCCATCGCTTTACAAACGGTTGAGATCCGCAGCGGACCTCTTCAACTCAAGGCCTTCCTCTGGACGCCGGCGGGTCCTGGCCCATTTCCTGCTGTATTGTTCAATCACGGTTCTGGCGGGGCTGACCCAGAGCATACCGCCGGGCTCACGATGAAGGAGGCCGCCGAAAGACTCGGCCCCCTCTTCGTCAGACATGGGTACGCCTTCCTTTATCTCTTCCGACGCGGGCAGGGCCTTTCTGCGGAACAGGGACCCTTCATTCAGGATCTGCTGCAGCGTGAGAAGGCTGCGCATGGAGACGAAGCTCGAAAGCACCTGCAATACATTCTACTGACGACGGATCATCTCGACGATGTCCTTGCTGCTTTGTCCTTCTTGAAAACCGTGCACGCGGTGGACCCACACCGGATCGCCATCGCAGGGCATTCGTTCGGCGGGCAACTCACCCTGCTCGCCGCCGAGCGCGACCCCGCCGTCCGCGCCGCGGTGACCTTCGCTGCCGCTGCGGGTTCCTGGGAAGCCACCCCCGAACTGCGCGATCGCCTGCTGACCGCCGTCCGCAAGACAGCCACCCCCATCCTGCTCATTCAAGCCGCCAACGATTACAGCACGGCTGCTGGCCGCGACCTCGCCGCCGACCTCGAACGCCAGCACAAACCTTACGCTCTGAAGATCTACCCGCCTGTCGGCCAAACACGGGAAGAGGGGCACAATCTGGTGTACAACGCCGTTCCCCAATGGGAGTCCGATGTCTTCCGGTTCCTTGATGAATATGTCAGACCTGGGCATAAAAAAGAACCGGACCGGCCTTGA
- a CDS encoding VWA domain-containing protein, with protein sequence MAVALLTLGSLAAVAHLSTAQEKSTPNQMQGPVIKVPVDVVNVFFVAKDKHGGLISDLNRNEIKVEEDGKAQEITFFDKETTVPLTIAMMIDTSGSIDAQNILSFEQEGAIEFLHAVMRKGDLSLVINFDLSVDLDEDLTDNLPVLEKAIKSTRIRSGGYPGPFHTNVGGTHLYDAIVLAGDDKLRSEAGRKVMVLVTDGEDEGSRYKLNDALAAAQKANTIIYPIYFQPARSVRFSIGYGQPQFSGNVGVLNKLAEDTGGKAYYPRSMEDLRKTFEQIKTELHQQYRLGYAPANTSRDGSFRKINVRCERRDVKIVARKGYYASRD encoded by the coding sequence AGGGGCCCGTCATTAAGGTTCCTGTGGACGTGGTGAATGTGTTTTTTGTTGCCAAGGACAAACATGGGGGACTCATCAGCGATCTGAACCGCAATGAAATCAAGGTCGAGGAGGACGGCAAGGCGCAGGAGATTACCTTCTTCGACAAGGAGACCACTGTCCCTTTGACCATAGCCATGATGATCGACACCAGCGGCAGCATCGACGCCCAGAATATCCTTTCATTCGAGCAGGAGGGCGCCATCGAGTTCCTTCATGCCGTGATGCGCAAAGGGGACTTAAGCCTGGTCATCAATTTTGATTTGAGCGTCGACCTGGATGAGGATCTGACGGACAATCTGCCCGTCCTGGAAAAGGCGATCAAGAGCACGCGCATACGATCGGGCGGTTATCCCGGCCCGTTCCATACGAATGTCGGAGGGACCCACCTCTACGACGCGATCGTGCTGGCGGGCGATGATAAGCTTCGCAGCGAGGCCGGCCGGAAGGTGATGGTGCTGGTGACCGATGGGGAGGATGAGGGAAGCAGGTATAAATTGAACGACGCGCTGGCTGCCGCCCAAAAGGCGAACACCATTATTTATCCCATCTACTTTCAGCCGGCGCGTTCTGTGCGGTTCAGCATCGGCTATGGCCAGCCACAATTCAGCGGCAACGTGGGGGTGCTGAACAAACTGGCGGAAGATACCGGAGGAAAGGCCTATTACCCGCGCAGCATGGAAGATTTGAGAAAGACGTTTGAGCAGATCAAGACCGAGCTTCACCAGCAATATCGGCTGGGTTACGCGCCGGCCAACACCTCACGGGACGGTTCGTTTCGAAAAATCAATGTCCGGTGCGAACGCCGTGATGTGAAGATCGTCGCCCGCAAGGGCTATTACGCCTCGCGCGATTAG